The following coding sequences are from one bacterium window:
- a CDS encoding 2-dehydropantoate 2-reductase yields the protein MKIAVYGSGGVGGYFGGQLALAGEQVYFIARGAHLQAIRENGLEVASNKGDFRILHALAAERPSEIGPVDIVLVAVKAWQVPEIAPTLEPLLGPDTFVVPLENGVESADQLVSVIGKDRVVGGLCKIISYIEGPGKIKHAGAEPFIAFGELDNRKSERTQKLLASFKRVGVASKIPEDIHAAIWEKFLFIASISGIGAVTRSSIGILRTLPETRAMLEEAMQEIYSVAIAKRIPLKDNVIAKTMSFVDQLPASGTASMQRDLAEGKPSELDAQNGAVVRFGKEKNVPTPVHAFIYHCLLPSELKARGKI from the coding sequence ATGAAGATTGCGGTTTACGGTAGCGGAGGAGTTGGCGGTTACTTTGGTGGGCAGCTTGCGCTGGCCGGTGAACAGGTCTATTTCATAGCACGCGGCGCGCATTTGCAGGCGATCCGTGAAAACGGATTGGAAGTTGCGAGTAACAAAGGTGACTTCAGGATTCTACATGCGCTTGCTGCAGAGAGGCCTTCGGAAATTGGTCCTGTCGATATTGTTCTTGTTGCTGTTAAGGCGTGGCAAGTCCCTGAAATTGCGCCAACGCTGGAACCATTGCTTGGCCCCGATACGTTCGTCGTGCCGCTGGAAAATGGAGTTGAATCAGCGGATCAGTTGGTCTCGGTGATCGGCAAGGACCGCGTCGTTGGAGGACTCTGCAAAATCATCAGCTACATTGAGGGACCGGGAAAAATCAAACATGCCGGCGCAGAGCCTTTTATCGCGTTTGGAGAACTGGATAACAGAAAGAGTGAACGAACGCAGAAACTGTTAGCATCCTTTAAGAGAGTTGGAGTGGCTTCGAAAATTCCCGAAGACATACACGCAGCTATCTGGGAAAAATTCTTATTCATCGCTTCCATCAGCGGTATCGGGGCCGTCACGCGCTCGTCAATCGGCATTTTGCGAACTTTACCGGAAACGCGCGCGATGCTAGAAGAGGCGATGCAGGAAATTTACAGTGTGGCGATAGCGAAAAGGATACCATTGAAAGATAATGTGATTGCAAAAACGATGAGTTTCGTAGATCAACTTCCCGCATCAGGAACAGCTTCGATGCAAAGAGATTTGGCAGAAGGAAAACCATCGGAGCTGGATGCTCAAAATGGCGCTGTGGTCCGCTTTGGAAAGGAAAAGAATGTGCCAACGCCCGTGCACGCTTTCATTTATCACTGCTTATTGCCTTCCGAGTTGAAAGCACGCGGAAAGATTTAA
- a CDS encoding D-glycerate dehydrogenase: MTSKFRIFATADIGKDALDRLRNEGYVVEVYASVEAPPKSVILEKVRSGVDVLITTLRDPIDEEVFAAGKDTLKMIAQDAVGFNNIDRNAANKYRIPFSNTADVLTDATAEFAFFIMGCAARKLYSSERLVEEGKWPSWHPYEPFLGDEVTARTVAVIGTGRIGKSFIKKAAGFDMDVLCYDSDYQDHKFVESIQRLMDLRAAEKLVTRPQSIRYVTFDEALEKADYVTLHVPLLMPHESKTPTYHLMSEPQFQRMKKTGYLINTSRGPIIDEKALYRALIEDWIAGAALDVFEVEPLPMDSPLRDPRLHMKLRKFHHFASGARQTRLSTDPNVGMAGRTVQAVLDMLQGKYDSPKKMPYVVNKEAFESK, from the coding sequence ATGACTTCGAAATTCAGAATTTTTGCCACAGCAGACATCGGAAAGGATGCTCTCGACCGTCTGCGCAATGAAGGCTACGTAGTGGAAGTTTATGCCAGCGTCGAAGCTCCACCGAAAAGTGTGATCCTGGAAAAAGTTCGTTCCGGCGTAGATGTGTTGATCACGACTTTGCGGGATCCGATCGATGAAGAAGTTTTTGCGGCAGGCAAGGATACGCTGAAAATGATTGCGCAGGATGCGGTCGGGTTTAACAATATCGACCGGAACGCTGCTAACAAATACCGAATTCCTTTTAGCAACACAGCCGATGTTTTGACGGATGCCACTGCGGAGTTTGCCTTCTTCATTATGGGATGCGCTGCAAGAAAACTTTATTCTTCGGAGCGGCTCGTTGAGGAAGGGAAGTGGCCTTCCTGGCATCCATACGAACCCTTCCTGGGTGATGAGGTAACCGCGCGAACGGTTGCGGTGATCGGCACAGGAAGAATCGGCAAGTCATTCATCAAAAAAGCGGCCGGTTTTGACATGGATGTTCTCTGTTACGATTCGGATTATCAAGACCACAAGTTTGTGGAATCGATTCAGCGCTTGATGGATTTGCGTGCCGCGGAAAAACTCGTCACTCGCCCTCAATCGATTCGGTATGTGACGTTCGACGAAGCTCTCGAAAAGGCAGATTACGTCACGTTACATGTTCCGCTGTTGATGCCTCATGAAAGCAAGACGCCGACATACCATTTGATGAGCGAACCACAGTTTCAGAGGATGAAAAAAACCGGCTATCTCATCAATACGTCACGCGGGCCGATCATTGATGAGAAAGCACTTTACAGAGCGCTGATCGAAGATTGGATCGCGGGAGCTGCTCTTGATGTTTTTGAAGTGGAGCCACTTCCTATGGATAGTCCCTTACGCGATCCGCGATTGCATATGAAACTCCGCAAGTTCCATCACTTTGCGAGCGGTGCGCGTCAAACCCGTCTTAGCACGGATCCAAATGTGGGTATGGCGGGGCGCACAGTGCAAGCCGTATTGGATATGCTGCAAGGCAAGTACGACAGTCCGAAAAAGATGCCTTACGTCGTAAACAAAGAAGCTTTCGAATCAAAGTAG
- the trxA gene encoding thioredoxin codes for MAENIIHVTDANWDQEVLKANVPVLVDFWAEWCGPCHALAPTVASIADAYSGRMKVGKLNVDENERTAAKYGVRSIPTLILFNNGEIKTVLIGNRPKNEIVQVLSQHIG; via the coding sequence ATGGCTGAAAATATTATTCATGTAACCGATGCGAACTGGGACCAGGAAGTGTTAAAGGCAAACGTACCTGTGCTGGTCGATTTTTGGGCAGAGTGGTGTGGTCCCTGCCATGCGCTCGCTCCAACAGTTGCCAGCATTGCAGACGCCTACTCAGGGCGAATGAAAGTAGGAAAGTTGAATGTGGATGAAAACGAGCGGACTGCCGCCAAATACGGGGTGCGATCCATTCCAACACTCATTCTCTTTAACAACGGTGAGATCAAGACGGTGCTCATCGGCAACCGTCCAAAGAATGAAATCGTCCAGGTACTATCGCAGCATATCGGTTAG
- a CDS encoding inositol-3-phosphate synthase: MSKIRVAIAGVGNCASSLVQGVEYYKLTAPNSLGLMHYDMCGYKPYDIEIVAAFDIDARKVGRPLSQAIFAKPNCTQVFCADVSDNGVTVQMGKILDGVADHMRDYPEERTFVPANLPPSDVEAVLRETGADVLLCYLPVGSEHAARYYAKACLNTGVSFINCIPVFIVSNKEWAEAFNKAGIPVIGDDVKSQLGATILHRTLMKIFQERGIRIERTYQLNTGGNTDFLNMLNRHRLKSKKISKTEAVQSTMENRLKDENIHIGPSDYVPWQNDNKVCFIRIEGRGFGEVPMHMELRLSVEDSPNSGGTAIDAIRLIKIARDRKLSGPMYPSSAYLMKHPPIQMDDREARKLIDEFIGVKVEEVADALMAEAI, encoded by the coding sequence ATGAGTAAGATTCGCGTAGCAATTGCAGGAGTTGGAAACTGTGCCAGTTCTCTGGTGCAGGGAGTGGAATACTATAAGTTAACCGCGCCGAACAGTCTTGGATTGATGCATTATGACATGTGCGGTTACAAACCATACGACATCGAAATTGTTGCTGCGTTCGATATTGACGCGCGCAAAGTTGGCCGGCCTCTTTCACAAGCAATTTTCGCGAAACCGAATTGCACACAGGTTTTTTGTGCTGACGTTTCCGATAATGGCGTGACCGTCCAGATGGGAAAAATCTTAGATGGTGTGGCGGATCACATGCGTGACTATCCGGAAGAGCGGACTTTTGTTCCCGCAAATTTGCCTCCGAGTGATGTGGAAGCCGTGTTACGCGAAACCGGAGCAGACGTTCTGCTTTGCTATCTTCCTGTCGGTTCGGAGCATGCAGCACGATATTACGCGAAAGCCTGTTTGAACACGGGCGTGAGTTTTATCAATTGCATTCCTGTCTTTATCGTTTCCAACAAAGAATGGGCCGAGGCTTTCAACAAAGCCGGCATCCCGGTTATCGGAGACGATGTGAAATCACAACTCGGCGCAACAATTCTTCATCGCACTTTGATGAAGATTTTCCAGGAACGTGGAATTCGAATCGAACGAACTTACCAGTTGAACACCGGTGGAAATACCGACTTCTTGAATATGTTGAACCGGCACCGTTTGAAATCAAAAAAGATTTCAAAAACGGAAGCAGTTCAATCCACAATGGAAAACCGCTTGAAGGATGAAAATATTCATATCGGTCCTTCTGACTATGTGCCCTGGCAGAATGACAACAAGGTTTGTTTCATCCGGATAGAAGGACGGGGCTTCGGGGAAGTGCCGATGCACATGGAACTCAGACTCTCGGTTGAAGATTCTCCCAACAGTGGTGGGACGGCAATCGACGCAATTCGCTTGATCAAGATTGCCCGGGACCGGAAGCTTTCGGGACCGATGTATCCATCATCCGCTTATTTGATGAAACATCCTCCCATTCAGATGGATGACCGGGAAGCGCGGAAACTGATTGACGAATTCATAGGTGTCAAGGTCGAGGAAGTTGCGGATGCCCTGATGGCCGAAGCGATTTAA
- the glgA gene encoding glycogen synthase GlgA has product MLKIALVASEAVPVAKTGGLGDVVSALGKELVKLGNQVTLMMPLYGNFPILPTGLISPLRLTFAGRQVTYSIVEALYEGMKLILIDSPQYFQRGGIYGDSSGGYSDNDERFLFFTRACLEYFRRKGEPPDIFHCNDWPTGLFPLFLRTHYYHDPISKTPVLFTIHNIAYQGNFSGSRFSLLELGPEYFTPESLEFYTTVSFLKAGLLYSDLLTTVSPRHSKEIQTDEYGCKMQGVLRMRKDRLFGVLNGIDEKIWNPETDAYIARNFSCIDLSGKAECKRNILAEAGLEANSDWPVVAMISRLALQKGIDLVEAAADRILDSKAFLIVLGTGGARYERFFEKLRSRRPNQVSIALRFDEAYAHRLEAGADMFLMPSRYEPCGLNQMYSLKYGTVPLVRATGGLEDTVQEWDQENQAGNGFKFGPYKSEALVEAFARARKAFEDKRMWKRMMQNGMRANFSWKNSALRYMSLYDQALQLKS; this is encoded by the coding sequence ATGTTGAAAATCGCGCTCGTTGCGTCCGAAGCCGTGCCTGTTGCGAAGACCGGGGGACTGGGTGATGTGGTCAGCGCCTTGGGAAAAGAACTGGTCAAGCTCGGGAATCAGGTCACGCTCATGATGCCTCTGTACGGAAATTTCCCGATTCTTCCTACAGGACTCATCAGTCCGTTGCGCCTGACATTTGCGGGCAGGCAAGTGACCTATTCCATCGTGGAGGCGCTCTATGAAGGAATGAAGCTGATCTTGATCGACTCTCCGCAATACTTTCAACGGGGCGGGATTTATGGAGACTCCTCCGGTGGATATTCGGACAACGATGAACGCTTCCTTTTTTTTACTCGCGCTTGCCTCGAATACTTTAGAAGGAAAGGGGAACCGCCTGATATCTTTCATTGCAATGACTGGCCCACCGGGCTTTTTCCGCTCTTTTTGCGAACTCACTATTATCACGATCCGATCAGTAAGACGCCTGTTCTTTTCACAATTCATAACATTGCGTATCAGGGGAATTTTTCAGGGAGTCGTTTTTCGCTGCTGGAACTCGGCCCTGAATATTTCACGCCGGAAAGTCTGGAATTTTACACTACCGTAAGTTTCTTGAAGGCGGGTCTTCTGTATTCAGACCTTCTGACAACCGTGAGTCCCCGGCACAGTAAGGAGATTCAAACGGATGAATATGGCTGCAAGATGCAGGGTGTGTTGAGGATGAGAAAAGACAGATTGTTTGGCGTGCTGAACGGGATCGATGAAAAGATTTGGAATCCGGAAACGGATGCTTACATCGCAAGAAACTTTAGTTGCATTGACTTATCAGGAAAAGCTGAATGCAAGCGGAACATACTCGCGGAAGCTGGTTTGGAGGCGAATAGTGATTGGCCGGTTGTGGCAATGATTTCGAGACTTGCGCTTCAGAAGGGTATTGATCTCGTGGAAGCTGCGGCAGATCGGATTTTGGACAGCAAAGCGTTTCTGATTGTGCTGGGGACCGGTGGCGCGCGATATGAACGATTTTTTGAGAAATTGCGGAGCAGGCGCCCGAATCAGGTGAGCATTGCATTGCGGTTCGACGAAGCTTATGCCCACCGGCTGGAAGCCGGGGCCGATATGTTCTTGATGCCAAGCCGCTATGAGCCGTGCGGATTAAATCAAATGTACAGCCTGAAATACGGAACTGTACCGTTGGTCCGCGCGACGGGGGGCCTGGAGGACACGGTCCAGGAATGGGACCAGGAGAATCAAGCCGGGAACGGTTTCAAATTCGGACCTTACAAATCCGAAGCTCTCGTAGAGGCCTTTGCCCGCGCCAGGAAAGCTTTCGAAGACAAACGAATGTGGAAGAGAATGATGCAAAACGGAATGAGGGCAAATTTCAGCTGGAAGAATTCTGCTTTAAGGTACATGTCGCTTTACGATCAAGCCCTTCAGTTGAAATCTTAA